In the Phaseolus vulgaris cultivar G19833 chromosome 7, P. vulgaris v2.0, whole genome shotgun sequence genome, one interval contains:
- the LOC137827901 gene encoding uncharacterized protein produces MGSVPSTPRKSGTFSPETAEYLIGTFVDDQPFPLSSEFWQKLLELPLNVQWPAQRVQQACELLAKNNCHTRHLAKILFHLACCLQESVSSSGVSPLVYEKAVNALYFSSIFLKYLIESVQGDIQLYLSLEDNEAVLKDVLRDQTIENFVMRNVLNFIASVEVSPDTFLLHLELLNFMIIAMSTQLLCGSSPGPNDVNPFLDAAMAQDSSLIGSVVRRLLLNFMMRSDVPFNRATYSILSDGSQSSVLQRVSSAAANIVLFPFSYFVSSSGEGSKSPIADISIHVLLVLVHYHKCVVREDYVNDKSSTSDSLLKENSLFSDNPYCKALEHAIDCELDRVDIEGNAHSARHIKLPFALLFDTLGICLADEAAVLLLYSLLQGNSAFLEYVLVRTDLDTLLMPILEALYNASTRTANQIYMLLIILLILSQDSSFNASIHKLILTGVPWYKERLLHQTSLGSFMIVILIRTVQFNLSKLRDVYLQTTCLATLANMAPHVHRLSAYASQRLVSLFDMLSRKYNKLAERGDNKLHTAKGISFEGNNLVEDMSTELHIYTDFLRLVLEIINAILTYALPRNPEVVYAIMHRQEVFQPFKNHPRFNELIDNIYTVLDFFNSHMDAQRENGDWSVNEVLQVIIVNCRSWRGDGMKMFTQLRFTYEQESHPEEFFIPYVWQLVLSHCGFSFNTGAINLFPVDLQTEGLENRVVGSTFQNGDFDKPEYQLDP; encoded by the exons ATGGGGTCGGTGCCGTCAACGCCGCGCAAGAGTGGCACATTCTCTCCGGAGACGGCGGAGTATCTGATCGGAACTTTTGTCGATGACCAGCCCTTCCCTCTCTCGTCAGAGTTCTGGCAGAAATTGCTGGAGCTTCCTCTCAATGTCCAATGGCCGGCTCAACGTGTTCAACAAGCTTGCGAGCTATTAG CCAAAAACAATTGTCACACCAGACATCTTGCTAAGATTTTGTTTCATCTAGCTTGCTGCTTGCAAGAGTCCGTGTCTTCATCTGGTGTATCGCCCTTGGTCTATGAAAAAGCTGTTAATGCATTGTACTTCAgttcaatatttttaaagtacTTGATTGAAAGTGTCCAAGGGGATATCCAGTTATACCTGTCTCTTGAAGATAATGAGGCTGTACTGAAGGATGTTTTGAGAG ATCAAACCattgaaaattttgttatgcGGAATGTGCTGAACTTTATAGCATCAGTAGAAGTGAG TCCAGACACATTTCTCCTACACCTAGAGCTGCTTAATTTCATGATTATTGCAATGTCAACTCAGCTTCTCTGTGGGTCATCTCCCGGGCCCAATGATGTGAACCCCTTTCTTGATGCAGCAATGGCTCAG GACAGCTCTCTGATTGGATCAGTTGTTCGCAGATTGCTTCTAAACTTCATGATGCGTTCTGATGTTCCATTTAATAGGGCAACTTATTCCATCTTGTCTGATGGAAGTCAGAGTAGTGTGCTACAGAGAGTTAGTTCCGCAGCTG caaatattgttttatttccATTTAGTTATTTTGTCAGTTCGAGTGGTGAAGGATCAAAAAGTCCTATTGCAGATATCAGTATTCACGTGCTGCTTGTTCTCGTTCATTATCATAAATGTGTCGTGAGAGAGGACTATGTGAATGACAAATCTTCCACTTCAGATTCTTTACTCAAAGAGAATTCCCTGTTTTCCGACAATCCTTACTGCAAGGCACTAGAACATGCAATTGATTGTGAAT TGGATCGTGTAGACATTGAGGGCAATGCACATAGTGCTCGACACATAAAACTTCCCTTTGCTTTGTTGTTTGATACACTTGGGAT ATGCTTAGCTGATGAGGCAGCTGTCCTATTGCTTTACTCATTGTTGCAAGGGAATTCTGCCTTTCTGGAGTATGTATTGGTGCGGACAGATCTGGATACATTG TTAATGCCAATTCTGGAAGCTCTATACAATGCTTCAACAAGGACGGCTAATCAAATTTACATGTTGCTAATTATTCTTCTCATACTCAGTCAAGATTCTTCTTTTAATGCGAGCATTCATAAGCTG ATATTGACTGGTGTCCCATGGTACAAAGAACGCCTTCTCCATCAGACATCTCTTGGTTCTTTCATGATTGTAATTCTTATCAGAACAGTACAGTTTAATTTGTCAAAACTCCGG GATGTGTATCTCCAAACAACATGTCTGGCAACCTTGGCAAACATGGCACCTCATGTTCATCGGTTGAGTGCATATGCATCTCAGAGACTTGTCAGCCTTTTTGACATGCTTTCACGCAA GTATAACAAATTAGCTGAACGTGGAGATAATAAACTGCATACAGCAAAAGGTATTTCATTtgaaggaaacaaccttgtAGAAGATATG TCAACTGAATTGCACATTTACACTGACTTCTTGAGGCTTGTTCTAGAAATAATAAATGCAATCCTGACTTATGCCCTGCCTCGGAATCCTGAG GTAGTGTATGCAATAATGCACAGGCAGGAAGTCTTTCAGCCATTCAAGAATCATCCACGCTTCAATGAACTGATTGATAACATTTATACT GTATTAGATTTTTTCAATAGTCATATGGATGCTCAAAGAGAGAACGGTGACTGGTCAGTCAACGAAGTGCTCCAAGTCATAATTGTCAATTGTCGTTCTTGGAGGGGTGATGGAATGAAG ATGTTTACTCAACTGCGCTTCACATATGAACAAGAAAGTCATCCAGAGGAGTTTTTTATCCCGTATGTCTGGCAGCTAGTGCTATCCCATTG TGGATTCTCATTCAATACAGGAGCCATAAATTTGTTTCCAGTTGATCTACAAACAGAA GGACTTGAAAATAGGGTGGTGGGAAGCACCTTCCAAAATGGTGATTTTGACAAGCCTGAATATCAGCTTGATCCATAA